From the genome of Grus americana isolate bGruAme1 chromosome 9, bGruAme1.mat, whole genome shotgun sequence, one region includes:
- the SLC7A14 gene encoding probable cationic amino acid transporter, translating into MSGFFSRLDPRRVPWGAAGHALRTRVLRTKPVESMLEGTGTATAQGARLAKVLTTLDLISLGVGSCVGTGMYVVSGLVAKEMAGPGVIVSFIIAAVASILSGVCYAEFGVRVPKTTGSAYTYSYVTVGEFVAFFIGWNLILEYLIGTAAGASALSSMFDSLANHTISRWMINSVGTLNGLGKGEESYPDLLALVIAVIVTIIVAMGVKNSVGLNNVLNVINLAVWVFIMIAGLFYVKSDNWSEGQFLPFGWPGVLKGAATCFYAFIGFDIIATTGEEAKSPNTSIPYAITASLVTCLTAYVSVSIILTLMVPYDAIDTESPLMEMFVAHGFYAAKFIVAIGSVAGLTVSLLGSLFPMPRVIYAMAGDGLLFRFLSHISSYTETPIVACIVSGFLAALLSLLVSLRDLIEMMSIGTLLAYTLVSVCVLLLRYQPESDIDGFVKFLSEEHTKKKEGILADCEKETCSPGSEGEEFAGPPTNTCGAKNLPSLGDNEMLIGKSDKSTYNVNHPNYGTVDMTSGIEADESENIYLIKLKKLIGPRYYTMRIHLGLPGKMDRPTAATGHTVTTCVLLLFVLMFIFCSFIIFGADYIYEQSWWAVLLVVLMILLIVVLVFVILQQPENPKKLPYMAPCLPFVPAFAMLVNIYLMLKLSTVTWIRFAVWCFVGLLIYFGYGMWNSTLEISAREEALHQSTYQRYDVDVDPFSVDDGFSYATEGEGYPGWGPSEDKGFSYQQMAGAKESHRTSSRSKSKGRHKPPSEALIANDELDYSPE; encoded by the exons ATGAGCGGCTTCTTCTCACGCCTGGACCCACGGCGGGTGCCGTGGGGGGCGGCAGGCCATGCCTTGCGTACCCGTGTCCTGCGCACCAAGCCCGTGGAGTCAATGCTGGAGGGCACAGGGACTGCCACCGCCCAGGGCGCCAGGCTGGCCAAGGTCCTCACCACCCTGGACCTCATCTCCCTCGGCGTCGGGAGCTGCGTGGGCACTGGCATGTACGTGGTGTCCGGCCTGGTGGCCAAGGAGATGGCGGGGCCTGGGGTCATCGTTTCCTTCATCATCGCCGCCGTTGCCTCCATCTTGTCAG GCGTTTGCTATGCTGAGTTTGGCGTGCGGGTGCCCAAGACCACGGGCTCTGCCTACACCTACAGCTACGTGACGGTGGGGGAGTTTGTGGCATTCTTCATCGGCTGGAACCTCATCCTGGAGTACCTGATCGGCACGGCCGCGGGCGCCAGCGCCCTCAGCAGCATGTTCGACTCGCTGGCCAACCACACCATCAGCCGCTGGATGATCAACAGCGTCGGCACGTTGAACGGACTAG ggaaaggagaggagtcATACCCTGACCTTCTTGCTCTTGTCATTGCTGTCATTGTCACCATCATTGTGGCCATGGGGGTGAAGAACTCGGTGGGGCTGAACAACGTGCTCAACGTCATTAACCTGGCAGTCTGGGTCTTCATCATGATTGCTGGTCTCTTCTACGTCAAAAGTGACAACTGGTCTGAAGGGCAATTCCTGCCATTTGGATGGCCAGGG GTGCTCAAAGGGGCCGCGACGTGTTTCTATGCCTTCATCGGCTTCGACATCATCGCTACCACGGGAGAAGAAGCGAAGAGTCCCAACACCTCCATCCCCTACGCCATCACGGCCTCACTTGTCACGTGCTTGACAGCATATGTGTCC GTGAGCATCATCCTCACACTGATGGTGCCGTACGACGCCATCGACACCGAGTCCCCACTGATGGAAATGTTTGTGGCCCATGGCTTCTACGCAGCCAAGTTCATCGTTGCCATTGGGTCCGTGGCCGGCCTTACCGTCAGCTTGCTGGGCTCCCTCTTCCCAATGCCGAGAGTCATTTATGCCATGGCTGGTGATGGGCTGCTCTTCAG ATTTTTGTCCCACATCAGTTCTTACACGGAGACTCCCATAGTGGCTTGTATCGTCTCTGGATTCCTCGCAGCATTGCTTTCCTTGCTGGTCAGCCTGCGGGACCTGATAGAAATGATGTCCATCGGCACGCTGCTCGCCTACACACTGGTCTCCGTCTGCGTCCTGCTCCTCCGATACCAGCCCGAGAGCGACATCGATGGTTTCGTCAAATTCCTCTCCGAGGAGCACACCAAGAAGAAGGAGGGCATCCTGGCCGACTGCGAGAAGGAAACTTGCTCCCCAGGGAGCGAAGGAGAAGAGTTTGCCGGCCCACCGACCAACACATGTGGGGCAAAAAATCTGCCATCGCTGGGGGATAACGAGATGCTAATTGGGAAATCCGATAAATCGACTTACAACGTGAATCACCCCAATTATGGCACGGTTGACATGACCTCAGGTATAGAGGCAGATGAATCTGAGAACATCTACCTCATCAAGCTGAAGAAGTTGATCGGCCCTCGCTACTACACCATGCGGATCCACCTGGGATTGCCGGGGAAAATGGACCGTCCCACGGCAGCCACTGGCCACACGGTCACCACCTGCGTTCTCCTGCTCTTTGTCCTGATGTTCATCTTCTGCTCCTTCATCATTTTTGGGGCAGACTACATCTACGAGCAGAGCTGGTGGGCTGTCCTCCTCGTCGTGCTGATGATCCTGCTCATCGTTGTGCTGGTGTTTGTGATCTTGCAGCAGCCAGAAAACCCCAAGAAGCTGCCCTACATGGCACCTTGTCTGCCCTTCGTCCCTGCCTTCGCTATGCTGGTGAATATCTATCTCATGCTGAAGCTCTCCACAGTCACGTGGATCCGATTTGCCGTCTGGTGTTTTGTGG GTCTGCTCATCTACTTTGGCTACGGGATGTGGAACAGCACGCTGGAGATCAGTGCCCGCGAGGAGGCCCTTCACCAGAGCACCTACCAACGCTACGACGTGGACGTCGACCCCTTCTCCGTGGATGATGGCTTCTCCTATGCCACCGAGGGTGAGGGCTACCCAGGCTGGGGTCCCTCCGAGGACAAGGGCTTCTCATACCAGCAAATGGCAGGAGCAAAGGAAAGCCATCGGACGAGTAGCAGGTcgaaaagcaaaggcaggcacAAACCGCCATCGGAGGCTCTCATTGCCAACGACGAGTTGGACTACTCGCCTGAGTag